The Nitrospira sp. KM1 genome includes a window with the following:
- a CDS encoding HAD-IA family hydrolase, whose translation MNESIRVVFFDAADTLFHVNGSVAEIYLAHAVQFGFQQSPGSLDAITQAFGRAFRDAPPALFAETDPVKLKDSERLWWFDIVHNVFYRVGMFERFDDFFGEVFKAFESPESWRLFPDTVPSLQDLRNRKIELGIISNFDSRLFSVMRGLGIADLFDTITISSLAKAAKPAQKIFHLALEKHAVDPEEAIHIGDSIRDDVQGATQAGLHAILLDRQGRKTDPQVRSIRSLKEIPEILER comes from the coding sequence ATGAATGAATCGATCCGGGTGGTTTTTTTCGATGCCGCCGATACGTTGTTCCATGTAAACGGATCGGTGGCGGAAATATATTTGGCACATGCGGTCCAATTCGGGTTTCAGCAGTCACCGGGTTCTCTGGATGCCATTACACAGGCCTTCGGCAGGGCCTTTCGTGATGCCCCGCCGGCTCTATTTGCAGAAACAGACCCGGTAAAACTCAAAGACAGCGAGAGGTTGTGGTGGTTCGATATCGTCCACAATGTATTTTATCGGGTCGGGATGTTCGAGCGATTCGACGACTTCTTTGGCGAAGTCTTCAAGGCGTTCGAAAGTCCGGAATCGTGGAGGTTGTTTCCTGACACCGTGCCGTCACTACAGGATCTTCGCAACCGGAAAATCGAACTTGGCATCATTTCGAATTTCGACTCGCGCCTGTTCTCGGTCATGCGGGGTCTCGGGATAGCAGATCTATTCGATACGATTACGATCTCGAGCCTGGCGAAAGCGGCAAAACCGGCTCAGAAGATTTTTCACTTGGCGTTGGAAAAACACGCCGTGGATCCGGAAGAAGCGATTCATATCGGGGACAGTATACGGGACGATGTTCAAGGGGCGACCCAGGCGGGTCTCCATGCGATTCTTTTGGATCGTCAGGGCCGAAAGACGGATCCGCAGGTCAGATCCATCCGGAGTTTGAAGGAGATTCCGGAGATTCTTGAACGTTAG
- a CDS encoding dihydrofolate reductase family protein: protein MATLVFGMNQSLDGYVDHKEFEPDPALFRHWIEHVRGVTGSVYGRRMYEVMRYWDEDHSEWTPELREFATAWRSQPKWVVSSTLESVGPNATLVEGDLETVIGDLKARLAGEIAVSGPDLARSLTDLGLIDEYRLYFHPVVLGHGKPFFAGHRPPLRLVASDVIGEDVIRLTYVPA from the coding sequence ATGGCGACGCTCGTCTTCGGAATGAATCAGTCACTGGACGGCTATGTCGACCACAAGGAATTTGAGCCGGATCCCGCGCTCTTTCGTCACTGGATAGAGCACGTGCGCGGCGTGACGGGCAGTGTGTACGGCCGCCGCATGTACGAGGTCATGCGCTATTGGGACGAAGACCATTCTGAGTGGACCCCGGAGCTCCGCGAATTCGCCACGGCATGGCGGAGCCAGCCGAAGTGGGTCGTGTCGAGCACGTTGGAGTCGGTTGGCCCCAACGCCACGCTTGTCGAGGGTGACCTGGAGACGGTGATAGGTGACCTGAAGGCTCGGCTCGCTGGGGAGATCGCCGTTTCCGGACCAGACCTGGCGCGAAGCCTGACCGACCTCGGTCTTATCGATGAGTATCGACTCTACTTCCATCCCGTCGTGCTTGGTCACGGCAAGCCATTCTTCGCCGGCCACCGGCCGCCGCTCCGCCTTGTGGCCAGTGATGTGATCGGCGAGGACGTGATCAGGTTGACATACGTTCCTGCCTAA
- a CDS encoding MATE family efflux transporter, producing the protein MANGLLQIRKSVMTLALPVTVSSLLQRTEGIVAVFLVGGLGAVPIAAVGLGQLLAFIATTLVSGLSVGTNVIVAQLWGARRREDAGQAARLFLGLSAGVSLVLSVVGISCNEAAMTMLGADARVIDVALPYSTLIFLVIPFTVLLQVLASILQGTGDTRTPMYAMIVVNVLHVGIAYPLIYGKWGVPAFGVSGAAAAVGIAEAAGMLFLLVRAMPIFRKSQNLHVEWIRTLWQVGAPVSGERIVQQAGILLYTKIVLLYGTVSYAAHQVGLSIESLSFLPGYGFAIAAATMVGQSIGAGKFTRAKIENLEANRMAALVMAAMGLIFFFFPYGLLRAFTHDEDVIELGTTFLKIVALIQVPLALTMVLAGSLRGAGDTHFIMVATTIGMWAVRLPIAVAVGVWLHLGIAYVWLAMIADWTLRMGLMVWRYRSERWRNIQVIR; encoded by the coding sequence ATGGCCAACGGCCTGTTGCAAATCAGAAAATCCGTCATGACACTGGCCCTGCCGGTGACCGTCAGCAGTTTGCTCCAACGAACGGAAGGCATCGTGGCCGTGTTCCTTGTTGGCGGCCTCGGCGCCGTGCCCATTGCCGCCGTCGGACTGGGCCAGCTGCTGGCGTTCATTGCCACGACGCTGGTCTCAGGCCTCTCGGTCGGAACGAACGTCATCGTGGCTCAATTGTGGGGAGCGCGACGACGGGAGGATGCGGGGCAAGCGGCTCGTCTTTTTCTCGGCCTCTCTGCCGGAGTGTCACTGGTATTGAGCGTCGTGGGTATCTCATGCAACGAAGCGGCCATGACAATGCTGGGAGCCGATGCCCGTGTGATCGACGTCGCACTTCCCTATTCCACCCTGATCTTTCTGGTTATTCCCTTTACCGTCTTGCTCCAGGTGCTGGCCTCCATCTTACAGGGGACGGGAGACACACGGACACCGATGTACGCCATGATCGTGGTCAATGTGCTCCATGTCGGAATTGCGTACCCCTTGATTTACGGCAAGTGGGGTGTGCCCGCATTCGGCGTGAGCGGTGCCGCCGCCGCGGTGGGTATAGCCGAAGCGGCCGGCATGCTCTTTCTCTTGGTTCGAGCCATGCCCATCTTTCGGAAGAGTCAGAATCTCCACGTCGAATGGATCAGGACGTTGTGGCAGGTAGGAGCTCCGGTCTCCGGTGAGCGAATCGTACAGCAGGCCGGGATCCTCCTCTATACGAAAATCGTGCTCCTCTATGGCACCGTCTCCTATGCAGCCCATCAAGTTGGGCTCTCGATTGAATCGTTGTCGTTCCTGCCTGGATATGGATTTGCCATTGCTGCCGCGACCATGGTCGGCCAAAGCATCGGCGCCGGAAAATTTACGAGAGCGAAGATTGAAAATCTTGAGGCGAACCGCATGGCTGCCCTGGTGATGGCAGCGATGGGGCTCATCTTTTTCTTTTTTCCATACGGCCTGCTCAGGGCGTTCACGCACGATGAGGATGTCATCGAGCTGGGGACAACATTCCTGAAGATTGTGGCGCTCATCCAGGTGCCCCTTGCATTGACGATGGTGTTGGCAGGTTCGTTGCGCGGCGCAGGTGATACCCACTTCATTATGGTGGCCACGACCATCGGCATGTGGGCAGTGAGGCTTCCTATTGCGGTCGCGGTTGGCGTATGGCTGCACTTGGGCATCGCATACGTCTGGCTCGCCATGATCGCGGATTGGACCCTCAGGATGGGGTTGATGGTGTGGCGCTATCGATCAGAACGATGGAGGAATATTCAGGTCATTCGCTAA
- a CDS encoding 2-dehydropantoate 2-reductase, with amino-acid sequence MKQILMVGAGSVGGFFGAHLAKHLPHVSFLLRPRTLDAVRRNGLTIRSAGNTFTVHPDASSDARSLPRPDLIVLGVKAYDLDEVLDQIEPVMSDRTVILTLQNGIDTEDRILERFKRDCVIGGVAFIYSKIAEPGIIDHYKKGAVAIGELLGHESQRLLKIRELFAAAGIPCQISPDIRRAKWEKMCWNCVFNPLTVLIDDKVAKALDHPEMSNVIRQIVGEVASVAAARKVPLPADMPERVIKWTREIRDIHTSMYDDWKAGRQTEIRMLNGYIVEQGRAFGIPTPVNEALTAMIKTITEKERAGAGMIRIDGLVVTPVSFDRTAIDQLHREHHVEDVGALMPGMQGRAIKVQALLDIPALQVQADHVTFHSLDGKYAATLTIQQAKTFGLLLYERDGMPLTEHSGGPFRLITPGLGDLCANVKHVGRIEIVRGTGKDTRPADRPPECTPAERSSSY; translated from the coding sequence ATGAAACAGATTCTCATGGTCGGGGCCGGATCCGTCGGAGGGTTTTTCGGCGCCCATCTGGCCAAACACCTTCCGCATGTTTCGTTTCTTCTTCGCCCCCGGACGCTGGATGCGGTCAGGCGCAACGGCCTGACGATTCGTAGCGCCGGCAACACGTTTACGGTTCATCCGGACGCGTCTTCAGATGCCCGTTCCTTGCCGCGCCCAGATCTGATCGTGCTCGGGGTGAAGGCCTATGATCTCGACGAAGTATTGGACCAGATTGAACCGGTCATGTCCGACCGCACAGTCATTCTCACACTGCAAAATGGCATCGATACGGAAGACCGTATTCTCGAACGCTTCAAGCGGGACTGTGTGATAGGGGGAGTCGCATTCATCTATTCGAAAATTGCCGAGCCAGGCATCATCGACCATTATAAGAAGGGGGCTGTCGCCATCGGGGAGCTCTTAGGTCATGAGAGTCAACGGCTGTTGAAGATCCGAGAGCTGTTTGCGGCTGCCGGCATTCCCTGTCAGATCTCCCCGGATATCCGGCGCGCCAAATGGGAAAAAATGTGCTGGAACTGCGTCTTCAATCCTCTGACCGTCCTGATCGATGACAAGGTCGCAAAGGCGTTGGACCATCCGGAGATGTCCAACGTGATTCGGCAGATCGTTGGCGAAGTCGCCTCAGTCGCTGCCGCTCGTAAAGTTCCACTGCCCGCCGATATGCCCGAACGAGTGATTAAATGGACGAGGGAAATCCGGGACATTCACACATCCATGTATGACGATTGGAAGGCCGGTCGACAGACGGAAATTCGGATGCTGAACGGATATATTGTTGAGCAGGGACGGGCATTCGGCATCCCGACCCCCGTCAACGAAGCCCTGACGGCGATGATCAAAACCATCACCGAAAAAGAACGGGCCGGAGCCGGCATGATCCGCATTGATGGGCTGGTGGTGACACCTGTTTCCTTCGACAGAACGGCGATCGACCAGCTTCACAGGGAGCACCATGTTGAAGATGTCGGTGCGTTGATGCCCGGAATGCAGGGCCGCGCCATCAAGGTCCAGGCGCTGTTGGACATTCCAGCCTTGCAAGTCCAAGCGGATCATGTGACTTTTCACTCGCTCGACGGAAAGTATGCCGCCACCCTGACGATCCAACAGGCAAAAACATTCGGCCTCCTACTGTATGAGCGCGACGGCATGCCGCTCACAGAACACTCCGGTGGTCCGTTCCGTCTCATTACCCCGGGACTGGGCGATCTTTGCGCCAATGTCAAACACGTGGGGCGCATAGAAATCGTGCGCGGGACGGGAAAAGATACCCGACCAGCCGACAGACCTCCCGAATGCACGCCGGCAGAGCGGTCATCCTCATATTAG
- a CDS encoding DUF2779 domain-containing protein, with the protein MTESIEGPGTSPSPEPRLSKSKYLSGLQCHKRLYLEVHHPQYASPHDISTQAMLDMGTEIGELARRCFPGGILVKAGFRQREEALAETAALIQNPSVPTIFEGAFEYGGVLVRVDILQRISSGGPFTPPTWRVIEVKSSTKVKETHLNDLAIQNYVVAQTGISLAAGCLMHIDTRYRFEGGDVDISRLFTIVDVTEALAGRLDGISEHLRTMKAMLRERREPEINPGHHCQSPYECPFWDYCTKDKSPRWIYNLPGSRQTVTRLAEQGVVLIDDIPTMAPLSPSQRRVKDNVEYISPGLEAALRSIRHPVHHVDFETVMLAVPRYPSTKPYQSIPVQWSNHIVSESGETMHHEYLHAESTEPRERWAEALIESLGSEGSVCVYSAYEEAMLRQLGEAFPRFRSAINSIIRRLWDLHPVIRDHYYHPGFAGSYSIKSVLPAVVPSLGYDDLEIREGGQAACEYYRMVFVETDWVERLRIREALLQYCARDTFAMVELRRALLEKARQVSEM; encoded by the coding sequence ATGACCGAGTCTATTGAAGGCCCTGGCACGAGCCCATCCCCAGAGCCTCGCCTATCCAAATCGAAGTACTTGAGCGGTTTGCAGTGTCACAAACGCCTCTATCTGGAAGTGCATCATCCTCAATATGCCTCGCCTCACGATATTTCGACGCAGGCTATGCTGGACATGGGCACCGAGATTGGTGAACTTGCCCGACGGTGTTTCCCGGGAGGCATCCTGGTCAAAGCGGGGTTTCGCCAACGGGAGGAAGCGCTGGCTGAGACGGCGGCGCTGATACAGAATCCCTCCGTTCCCACCATCTTTGAAGGCGCGTTTGAATACGGCGGAGTACTGGTCAGAGTCGATATTCTTCAAAGAATTTCGTCAGGGGGGCCGTTCACTCCTCCAACATGGCGTGTGATAGAGGTCAAATCATCGACCAAGGTCAAGGAAACCCACCTCAACGATCTCGCGATCCAGAATTATGTCGTCGCTCAGACGGGAATTTCACTGGCAGCCGGTTGCCTCATGCATATCGACACGCGATATCGTTTTGAAGGCGGCGACGTGGATATCTCACGGCTATTTACGATCGTCGATGTCACTGAGGCGCTTGCGGGTAGGTTGGACGGCATCAGTGAACATCTGAGAACAATGAAAGCCATGTTGCGAGAGAGGCGGGAACCAGAGATCAATCCAGGGCATCATTGCCAAAGTCCATATGAGTGCCCCTTTTGGGATTACTGTACGAAAGACAAGTCCCCACGCTGGATCTACAACCTTCCCGGTTCCCGGCAGACCGTAACGCGTTTAGCAGAACAGGGGGTTGTCCTGATTGATGACATTCCCACAATGGCCCCGTTGTCGCCGTCTCAACGCCGAGTGAAGGACAACGTCGAATATATCTCTCCCGGATTGGAGGCTGCGCTTCGATCCATCCGACATCCCGTGCACCACGTCGATTTCGAAACCGTCATGCTGGCGGTTCCTCGATATCCTTCGACCAAGCCCTATCAGTCGATCCCCGTACAATGGTCGAATCATATTGTGTCGGAATCCGGAGAGACGATGCATCACGAATACCTTCATGCTGAATCGACGGAACCGCGCGAACGCTGGGCCGAGGCGCTCATTGAATCCCTGGGCTCGGAAGGAAGCGTGTGCGTGTATTCTGCGTACGAGGAGGCTATGTTGAGACAACTCGGAGAGGCCTTTCCTCGGTTCCGTTCGGCGATCAACAGTATTATTCGGCGCCTCTGGGATCTCCATCCGGTCATACGGGATCATTATTATCATCCCGGATTTGCCGGATCGTATTCCATTAAATCCGTGTTGCCGGCGGTCGTGCCGTCTCTCGGATATGACGACTTGGAAATCAGAGAAGGAGGGCAGGCGGCATGCGAGTATTATCGTATGGTATTCGTCGAAACTGATTGGGTTGAACGACTGCGAATCCGTGAGGCATTGTTGCAGTATTGCGCGCGCGACACATTTGCAATGGTCGAATTGAGGCGAGCGCTCTTGGAAAAAGCACGCCAGGTTTCTGAAATGTGA
- a CDS encoding ankyrin repeat domain-containing protein codes for MASVGIFSFPAVEGAVPESKLHVAAAQDEVPAIRDLLSKGAAIDAKDDGGRTPLLVATHANKIHAARALIEAGADVNAKDRINDSPYLYAGAHGYLDILKMTLVHGADLRSTNRYGGTALIPAAERGHVETVRVLIEAGVHVDHINNLGWTALLEAIILGNGTDRHRHIVDLLVKANADVNLGDREGVTPLQHARARGYKEIEKILMMAGAR; via the coding sequence ATGGCGAGCGTCGGGATCTTTTCTTTTCCGGCTGTGGAGGGGGCAGTGCCTGAATCCAAACTACACGTTGCAGCGGCACAAGATGAGGTGCCTGCAATTCGAGACCTCCTATCGAAAGGAGCGGCCATCGATGCAAAGGATGACGGCGGACGGACTCCTCTATTGGTCGCCACTCATGCGAATAAGATCCACGCGGCAAGGGCGTTGATCGAGGCGGGTGCCGACGTCAATGCCAAGGACCGGATCAACGACAGCCCGTACCTCTACGCGGGAGCACATGGGTATCTCGACATTCTCAAGATGACCTTGGTGCATGGCGCCGACCTGAGAAGTACCAACCGGTATGGCGGAACGGCTCTCATCCCCGCCGCCGAACGCGGGCATGTTGAAACCGTTCGTGTGCTTATCGAAGCAGGGGTTCACGTCGATCACATCAACAACCTCGGTTGGACGGCATTGCTTGAAGCCATCATCCTCGGAAACGGCACGGACCGGCACCGGCACATTGTAGACCTGCTGGTCAAGGCCAACGCAGACGTCAATTTGGGCGATCGCGAAGGGGTCACACCGCTCCAGCATGCGCGCGCCCGCGGCTATAAAGAGATCGAAAAGATTCTCATGATGGCGGGAGCACGATAA
- a CDS encoding NAD-dependent deacylase, translating into MDPLAQLKERISGARSLVVLTGAGISADSGVPTFRGTDGLWRSFRAEDLATPEAFARDPRLVWEWYDWRRGLISTKRPNAAHVALADLERRGPSFHLITQNVDGLHRNAGSQWLTEIHGNIWMVRCTACGSVEPNHDVPIALLPICRHCRGLLRPHIVWFGEALAAADIQQSLKAVQSCDVLLVVGTSGVVYPAAGFASLAKEQGAFVAEINIEPTGNSHIVDVAVQGRARDVVPLLL; encoded by the coding sequence ATGGATCCGCTGGCACAGTTGAAAGAACGCATCAGCGGAGCCCGGTCTCTTGTCGTATTGACGGGAGCTGGCATCTCCGCCGATAGCGGTGTCCCGACGTTTCGCGGTACAGACGGGTTGTGGAGGAGCTTTCGGGCCGAAGACCTCGCAACGCCCGAAGCATTTGCTCGGGATCCCCGCCTCGTATGGGAATGGTATGATTGGCGGCGAGGACTGATCAGCACAAAACGACCGAATGCAGCTCATGTGGCCCTGGCCGATCTCGAACGGCGTGGACCATCTTTCCACCTCATTACTCAGAATGTGGACGGCCTGCATCGTAATGCGGGATCTCAATGGCTGACGGAGATTCACGGCAATATTTGGATGGTACGGTGTACGGCATGTGGCTCCGTCGAACCCAATCACGATGTACCGATTGCCCTGCTTCCGATCTGTCGTCATTGCCGCGGGCTGTTGCGGCCGCATATCGTGTGGTTCGGCGAGGCTCTGGCTGCCGCAGACATTCAACAGAGTCTGAAAGCGGTGCAATCGTGCGACGTCCTACTCGTGGTAGGCACCTCCGGAGTCGTCTATCCGGCTGCTGGTTTCGCCTCTCTGGCTAAAGAGCAAGGCGCGTTCGTGGCTGAAATTAACATTGAACCGACCGGGAATTCACACATCGTTGATGTGGCGGTTCAAGGAAGGGCTCGGGATGTGGTTCCGCTGTTACTCTAA